One genomic window of Citrobacter sp. Marseille-Q6884 includes the following:
- the gutQ gene encoding arabinose-5-phosphate isomerase GutQ — translation MSDALLNAGRQTLMLELQEASRLPERLGDDFVRAANTIIHCEGKVIVSGIGKSGHIGKKIAATLASTGTPAFFVHPAEALHGDLGMIESRDVMLFISYSGGAKELDLIIPRLEDKSVALLAMTGKPTSPLGLAAKAVLDISVEREACPMRLAPTSSTVNTLMMGDALAIAVMQARGFNEEDFARSHPAGALGARLLNKVHHLMRRDDAVPQVTLTTSVMDAMLELSRTGLGLVAVCDNESLVKGVFTDGDLRRWLVGGGALTTPVSDAMTPNGVTLQAQSRAIDAKEILMKRKITAAPVVDENGKLTGAINLQDFYQAGIL, via the coding sequence ATGAGTGATGCACTACTGAATGCGGGCCGTCAGACGTTAATGCTGGAGTTGCAGGAAGCCAGCCGATTGCCAGAACGCCTGGGCGATGATTTTGTCCGCGCCGCCAATACGATCATCCACTGCGAAGGCAAAGTGATTGTCTCGGGTATTGGCAAGTCAGGTCATATTGGCAAAAAAATCGCCGCGACGCTCGCCAGTACCGGCACCCCGGCTTTTTTTGTGCATCCCGCCGAAGCGCTGCATGGCGACTTGGGGATGATCGAAAGCCGCGATGTAATGCTGTTTATCTCTTACTCCGGGGGAGCAAAAGAGCTGGATCTCATCATTCCGCGTCTGGAAGACAAATCTGTCGCCCTGCTGGCGATGACCGGCAAGCCCACCTCACCATTAGGCCTGGCCGCCAAAGCCGTGCTGGACATTTCTGTGGAGCGCGAAGCCTGTCCGATGCGTCTGGCGCCAACCTCCAGCACCGTTAACACGCTGATGATGGGCGACGCGCTGGCCATCGCCGTAATGCAGGCGCGCGGCTTTAATGAAGAAGATTTTGCACGTTCTCATCCGGCCGGTGCGCTGGGCGCACGTCTGCTGAATAAGGTTCACCACCTGATGCGCCGTGACGATGCCGTACCGCAGGTGACACTCACCACCAGCGTCATGGACGCGATGCTGGAACTCAGCCGAACGGGACTTGGCCTGGTGGCGGTCTGCGACAACGAGTCACTGGTGAAAGGCGTCTTCACTGACGGCGACCTGCGTCGCTGGCTGGTTGGCGGCGGCGCGCTCACCACTCCGGTTAGCGATGCGATGACCCCTAATGGCGTCACGTTGCAGGCACAAAGCCGCGCGATTGACGCCAAAGAGATCCTGATGAAGCGCAAAATCACCGCGGCACCTGTCGTGGATGAAAACGGCAAACTCACCGGCGCTATCAACCTGCAGGATTTCTATCAGGCCGGCATTCTCTAA
- a CDS encoding DNA-binding transcriptional repressor: MKPRQRQAAILEHLQKQGKCSVEELAHYFDTTGTTIRKDLVILENAGTVIRTYGGVVLNKDESDPPIDHKTLINTHKKEQIAEAAVRYIHDGDSIILDAGSTVLQMVPMLTRFSNITVMTNSLHIVNALSELDNEQTILMPGGTFRKKSASFHGQLAENAFEQFSFDKLFMGTDGIDLNAGVTTFNEVFSVSKAMCNAAREVILMADSSKFGRKSPNVVCSLESVDKLITDTGIDPAFRQALEAKGIEVIITGETHE; the protein is encoded by the coding sequence ATGAAACCTCGTCAGCGTCAGGCTGCCATACTGGAGCATCTACAAAAGCAGGGAAAATGCTCGGTTGAAGAACTGGCCCACTACTTTGATACCACCGGCACAACTATTCGCAAAGACCTGGTCATTCTGGAAAATGCCGGAACCGTCATTCGTACCTATGGTGGCGTGGTATTAAATAAGGACGAATCCGACCCGCCAATCGATCACAAGACGCTCATTAATACGCATAAAAAAGAGCAGATTGCCGAAGCCGCCGTCCGTTACATCCACGATGGAGACTCCATTATTCTGGATGCAGGCAGCACTGTATTGCAGATGGTGCCGATGCTCACCCGCTTTAGCAACATCACCGTCATGACCAACAGTCTGCACATTGTTAATGCCCTTTCTGAGCTGGACAACGAGCAAACCATCCTGATGCCCGGCGGAACCTTTCGCAAAAAATCTGCGTCATTTCATGGTCAACTGGCAGAAAACGCCTTTGAGCAGTTCAGCTTTGATAAACTCTTCATGGGCACCGACGGTATTGACCTCAATGCCGGCGTGACCACCTTTAATGAGGTGTTTAGCGTCAGTAAAGCGATGTGCAATGCCGCTCGCGAAGTGATTCTAATGGCTGACTCATCAAAATTCGGGCGCAAAAGCCCCAATGTTGTGTGCAGTCTGGAAAGCGTCGACAAACTGATTACCGACACGGGTATCGACCCCGCGTTTCGTCAGGCGCTGGAAGCAAAAGGGATTGAAGTGATCATAACCGGAGAAACTCATGAGTGA